One Dictyostelium discoideum AX4 chromosome 3 chromosome, whole genome shotgun sequence genomic region harbors:
- the rpl9 gene encoding 60S ribosomal protein L9: protein MKVINSSRKVQIPENVTVDVKGRSVKVTGPRGTLSKSFDHASVDINLVGKKELTVDLWFGNRKQIACIKTITSIIENMITGVTKGYEYKMRFVYAHFPINVAVTDGGRVVEIRNFFGEKIVRRIELLDGITCYRNEKAKDEIVLTGNSLELLSQSCATIQLRSAIKYKDVRKFLDGIYVSERNVLESN from the exons ATGAAAGTAATTAACTCCTCACGTAAAGTCCAAATCCCAGAAAATG TCACCGTTGATGTTAAGGGTCGTTCAGTTAAGGTAACTGGTCCACGTGGTACCTTATCAAAATCATTCGATCATGCTTCAGTCGATATCAACTTAGTtggtaaaaaagaattaactgTTGACTTATGGTTCGGTAACAGAAAACAAATTGCCTGTATCAAAACCATCACCTCTATCATTGAAAATATGATCACTGGTGTTACCAAAGGTTACGAATACAAGATGAGATTTGTCTATGCACATTTCCCAATCAACGTTGCTGTCACTGATGGTGGTCGTGTTGTTGAAATCCGTAATTTCTTTGGTGAAAAGATCGTTCGTCgtattgaattattagatGGTATCACCTGTTACCGTAACGAAAAAGCTAAGG ATGAAATTGTTTTAACTGGTAACTCATTAGAACTCCTCTCTCAATCATGTGCTACTATCCAATTAAGATCTGCCATTAAATACAAGGATGTTAGAAAGTTCTTAGATGGTATCTACGTCTCTGAAAGAAACGTCCTCGAATCcaactaa